The Pseudarthrobacter sp. NS4 genome includes a window with the following:
- a CDS encoding NAD-dependent malic enzyme, which yields MANPSPGNSITLRVEAPSSFSATSELAAAVGAAGAAITALDVTESHHETLVVDVTCNTTDDEHANRVKDALNALEGVKVRNVSDRTFLMHLGGKLEVIPKVALRNRDDLSRAYTPGVARVCLAIAENPDAARNLTVKRNTIAVVTDGSAVLGLGNIGPAAALPVMEGKAALFKQFANVDAWPVCLDTQDTEEIISIVKALAPVYGGVNLEDIAAPRCFEIENRLREELDIPVFHDDQHGTAIVTLAALVNALRVVDKKLSEVKIVVSGVGAAGSAIIQLLKAQGARHIVAAGRSGAIHSGEEYGDEHRSWIAANTNGEGFSGTLHEALKGADVFIGVSAPHVIGEEQVASMAADAIVFAMANPTPEIDPVIASRHATVVATGRSDFPNQINNVLAFPGFFRGLLDAGASDIIPEMLVAAADAIANRVADDELNASYIIPSVFDPHVAADVASAVAGAAAAASTARTV from the coding sequence ATGGCGAACCCCAGCCCCGGAAATTCGATCACCCTGCGCGTTGAGGCGCCGTCCAGCTTCAGCGCCACCAGCGAGCTCGCTGCGGCCGTTGGTGCGGCCGGGGCGGCCATCACGGCGCTGGACGTCACCGAGTCCCACCACGAGACCCTGGTGGTGGACGTCACCTGCAACACCACGGATGACGAGCACGCCAACCGGGTCAAGGACGCCCTCAACGCGCTTGAGGGAGTTAAGGTCCGCAACGTTTCGGACCGCACCTTCCTGATGCACCTGGGCGGCAAGCTTGAGGTTATTCCCAAGGTGGCTCTGCGCAACCGCGACGATCTCTCCCGCGCCTACACTCCTGGCGTCGCCCGCGTGTGTCTGGCCATCGCCGAAAACCCTGACGCCGCCCGGAACCTTACGGTCAAGCGCAACACGATCGCCGTGGTCACGGACGGTTCGGCCGTGCTGGGCCTGGGCAACATTGGCCCTGCCGCCGCGCTTCCGGTGATGGAAGGCAAGGCGGCGCTGTTTAAGCAGTTTGCGAACGTCGACGCGTGGCCGGTCTGCCTGGACACCCAGGACACCGAGGAAATCATCAGCATCGTCAAGGCACTGGCCCCTGTCTACGGCGGCGTCAACCTCGAGGACATCGCCGCCCCGCGTTGCTTCGAGATCGAAAACCGGCTTCGCGAGGAACTGGACATCCCGGTGTTCCACGACGATCAGCACGGCACCGCCATCGTCACCCTCGCCGCCCTGGTTAACGCCCTCCGCGTCGTCGACAAGAAGCTCTCCGAGGTGAAAATCGTCGTCTCCGGTGTCGGCGCCGCCGGTTCCGCCATCATCCAGCTCCTGAAAGCCCAGGGCGCCCGGCACATCGTCGCGGCCGGCCGCTCCGGCGCCATCCACTCGGGTGAAGAATACGGCGACGAACACCGCAGCTGGATTGCCGCCAACACCAACGGGGAAGGCTTCTCCGGCACGCTGCACGAGGCCCTCAAGGGAGCCGACGTGTTCATCGGCGTCAGCGCCCCGCATGTGATCGGCGAGGAACAGGTGGCCTCCATGGCGGCGGACGCCATCGTCTTTGCCATGGCCAACCCCACACCGGAGATCGACCCCGTTATCGCGTCAAGGCACGCGACCGTGGTGGCCACCGGCCGCAGCGACTTCCCCAACCAGATCAACAACGTGCTGGCCTTCCCCGGTTTCTTCCGCGGGCTGCTGGACGCCGGCGCATCCGACATCATCCCGGAGATGCTGGTGGCCGCCGCGGATGCCATCGCCAACCGGGTGGCTGACGACGAGCTGAATGCCAGCTACATTATCCCCAGCGTCTTTGACCCCCATGTGGCCGCAGACGTCGCCTCCGCAGTGGCAGGCGCCGCTGCCGCCGCAAGCACAGCCCGGACTGTCTAA